A region from the Kribbella shirazensis genome encodes:
- a CDS encoding acVLRF1 family peptidyl-tRNA hydrolase: MSRTVHVAPERLDRWLTGFGERHGEVRYDVTPTSVTLSAEDGSSAVVTVPFEPLAVLSREGLVAQVLTERRLGVLLVRRGGYGAGVFAGGKLLDSKVGSRHVQGTTKAGGWSQQRYARRRDNQAREAFAAATEVAVRILAPAKLDVLVCGGDRRAVDTVLDDPRLRELAALVRPPFLGVPDPKQKVLEQAGADARAIRIEVDQPSGL, encoded by the coding sequence GTGAGCCGCACCGTCCACGTGGCGCCGGAGCGGTTGGACAGGTGGCTGACCGGCTTCGGCGAACGGCACGGTGAGGTCCGGTACGACGTGACGCCGACGAGCGTCACACTGTCCGCCGAGGACGGGTCGTCCGCGGTCGTCACCGTGCCGTTCGAGCCCCTCGCGGTGTTGTCCCGCGAGGGGCTCGTCGCGCAGGTGTTGACCGAGCGGCGGCTCGGCGTCCTGCTCGTCCGGCGCGGCGGCTACGGCGCCGGGGTGTTTGCCGGCGGCAAGCTTCTGGACTCGAAGGTCGGGTCCCGCCATGTGCAGGGGACGACCAAGGCCGGCGGCTGGTCACAGCAGCGGTACGCGCGCCGGCGGGACAACCAGGCGCGGGAGGCCTTCGCGGCCGCGACCGAGGTGGCGGTGCGGATCCTGGCGCCGGCGAAGCTCGACGTGCTGGTGTGCGGGGGAGACCGGCGGGCCGTCGACACCGTGCTCGACGATCCGCGGCTGCGGGAGCTCGCCGCACTGGTCCGGCCGCCGTTCCTCGGCGTACCGGACCCGAAGCAGAAGGTCCTCGAACAGGCCGGGGCCGACGCCCGGGCGATCCGGATCGAGGTCGATCAGCCTTCGGGGCTGTGA
- a CDS encoding metal-sulfur cluster assembly factor, with protein sequence MPDQTDEKIELPEVDLEAAQAGTTPAKVEDVNEALKDVVDPELGINVVDLGLIYGITVDDTSTAIIDMTLTSAACPLTDVIEDQTRMALDGLVNDFRINWVWMPPWGPEKITDDGRDQLRALGFNV encoded by the coding sequence ATGCCTGACCAGACCGACGAGAAGATCGAGCTGCCCGAGGTCGACCTCGAGGCTGCGCAGGCGGGTACGACGCCGGCCAAGGTCGAGGACGTCAACGAGGCCCTCAAGGACGTCGTCGACCCCGAGCTCGGCATCAACGTGGTCGACCTGGGCCTGATCTACGGCATCACCGTGGACGACACCAGTACGGCGATCATCGACATGACGCTGACGTCCGCGGCCTGCCCGCTGACCGACGTGATCGAGGACCAGACCCGGATGGCGCTCGACGGCCTGGTCAACGACTTCCGGATCAACTGGGTCTGGATGCCGCCGTGGGGCCCGGAGAAGATCACCGACGACGGCCGCGACCAGCTGCGGGCGCTCGGCTTCAACGTGTGA
- the sufU gene encoding Fe-S cluster assembly sulfur transfer protein SufU has translation MQLDALYQEIILDHYRSPHHAGLADPYDVEVHHVNPSCGDEVTLRVELDGDTVKGLTHESVGCSISQAATSVMSDLVIGKPVSEGMATYEKFLELMQGRGNVEPDEEVLEDGVAFAGVAQFPARVKCALLGWSAWRDATARALAANEGVKNA, from the coding sequence ATGCAGCTCGACGCCCTGTACCAGGAGATCATCCTGGATCACTACCGCAGCCCGCACCATGCAGGCCTCGCGGACCCGTACGACGTGGAGGTGCACCACGTGAACCCGTCCTGCGGGGACGAGGTCACACTCCGGGTCGAGCTGGACGGCGACACCGTGAAGGGCCTCACCCACGAGAGCGTCGGCTGCTCGATCAGCCAGGCGGCCACGTCGGTGATGTCGGACCTGGTGATCGGCAAGCCGGTGTCCGAGGGGATGGCGACGTACGAGAAGTTCCTCGAGCTGATGCAGGGCCGGGGGAATGTCGAACCGGACGAAGAGGTTCTGGAGGACGGCGTCGCGTTCGCGGGCGTCGCGCAGTTCCCGGCCCGCGTGAAGTGCGCACTGCTGGGCTGGTCGGCGTGGCGGGATGCCACGGCGCGGGCCCTCGCAGCCAACGAAGGAGTGAAGAATGCCTGA
- a CDS encoding SufS family cysteine desulfurase, which yields MTDARTSFSSPLDLQSVRADFPILARELAGGHPLVYLDSANSSQKPRQVVQALEDHYLQHNANVARAMHQLGAEATAAYEGGRDKVAAFIGAPSRDEIVFTKNASEALNLAAHTLGASLKPGDVVVISEMEHHSNIVPWQLACERTGATLKWFGVTDDGRLDLSTIDELLTENTKVVALTWVSNALGTINPITDIAAKAHAVGATMVVDASQAVPQFPVDVSTLGADIVVFTGHKAVGPTGIGVLWGRYELLAELPPFLGGGEMIEVVRMTGSTYAPPPARFEAGTPPIAQAVGLGAAVDYLAGIGMDKIAAHEHAIVEYALEGLKTVPGLKLLGPTDATDHGGAISFALDGVHPHDVSTVLDTRGIAVRAGHHCARPVHERFGMQSSTRASFYLYTTPQEIEALVDGLGFVRSFFKVD from the coding sequence GTGACCGACGCCCGGACCTCGTTCAGCAGTCCCCTGGACCTGCAGTCGGTCCGGGCGGACTTCCCCATCCTCGCCCGCGAGCTCGCGGGCGGGCACCCGCTGGTCTACCTGGACTCGGCGAACTCCTCGCAGAAGCCGCGCCAGGTGGTCCAGGCCCTCGAGGACCACTACCTCCAGCACAACGCGAACGTCGCCCGGGCCATGCACCAGCTCGGCGCCGAGGCGACCGCGGCGTACGAGGGCGGCCGGGACAAGGTGGCCGCCTTCATCGGCGCGCCCAGCCGGGACGAGATCGTCTTCACCAAGAACGCCTCCGAGGCGCTCAACCTGGCCGCGCACACGCTCGGCGCGTCCCTGAAGCCCGGTGACGTCGTGGTGATCTCCGAGATGGAGCACCACAGCAACATCGTCCCGTGGCAGCTCGCCTGTGAGCGCACCGGCGCGACGCTGAAGTGGTTCGGCGTGACCGACGACGGGCGGCTCGACCTCAGCACCATCGACGAGCTGCTCACCGAGAACACCAAGGTCGTCGCGCTGACCTGGGTGTCGAACGCGCTCGGCACGATCAACCCGATCACCGACATCGCCGCCAAGGCCCACGCGGTCGGCGCGACGATGGTCGTGGACGCGTCCCAGGCGGTCCCGCAGTTCCCGGTCGACGTGTCCACGCTCGGTGCGGACATCGTCGTGTTCACCGGTCACAAGGCCGTCGGCCCGACCGGCATCGGTGTGCTGTGGGGCCGGTACGAGCTGCTCGCCGAGCTGCCGCCGTTCCTCGGCGGTGGCGAGATGATCGAGGTCGTCCGGATGACCGGCTCGACGTACGCGCCGCCGCCGGCCCGGTTCGAGGCCGGTACGCCGCCGATCGCGCAGGCGGTCGGACTGGGGGCGGCCGTGGACTATCTGGCCGGTATCGGCATGGACAAGATCGCCGCGCACGAGCACGCGATCGTCGAGTACGCGCTGGAGGGGCTGAAGACGGTCCCGGGGCTGAAGCTCCTCGGGCCGACCGACGCCACGGATCACGGCGGCGCGATCAGCTTCGCGCTGGACGGCGTACATCCGCACGACGTGTCGACCGTGCTGGACACCCGCGGGATCGCGGTCCGGGCCGGGCACCACTGCGCGCGGCCGGTGCACGAGCGGTTCGGAATGCAATCGTCGACCAGAGCGTCTTTCTATCTGTACACGACCCCGCAGGAGATCGAGGCGCTCGTCGACGGCCTCGGATTCGTCCGGTCATTCTTCAAGGTGGACTGA
- the sufC gene encoding Fe-S cluster assembly ATPase SufC, whose translation MATLEIRDLHVSVDTENGPKQILRGVDLTIAGGQTHAIMGPNGSGKSTLAYSIAGHPKYNITSGTVTLDGEDVLDMSVDERARAGLFLAMQYPVEVPGVSVANFLRTAKTAIDGEAPKLRTWVKDVNKALSDLDMDADFAQRNVNEGFSGGEKKRHEIVQLELLRPKIAILDETDSGLDIDALKIVSEGVNRFASEGDKGVLLITHYTRILRYIKPDFVHVFVDGRVAEEGGPELAEELEANGYERFLKAGAK comes from the coding sequence ATGGCGACACTCGAGATCCGCGACCTGCACGTGTCGGTCGACACCGAGAACGGCCCGAAGCAGATCCTGCGCGGCGTCGATCTGACCATCGCCGGTGGTCAGACGCACGCGATCATGGGCCCGAACGGCTCCGGCAAGTCGACGCTGGCGTACTCGATCGCCGGGCACCCGAAGTACAACATCACCAGCGGCACGGTGACGCTGGACGGCGAGGACGTGCTCGACATGTCCGTCGACGAGCGCGCCCGAGCCGGCCTGTTCCTGGCGATGCAGTACCCCGTCGAGGTACCGGGCGTCTCGGTGGCGAACTTCCTGCGCACCGCGAAGACCGCGATCGACGGCGAGGCGCCGAAGCTGCGGACCTGGGTGAAGGACGTCAACAAGGCGCTGTCCGACCTGGACATGGACGCCGACTTCGCGCAGCGCAACGTCAACGAGGGCTTCTCCGGTGGCGAGAAGAAGCGCCACGAGATCGTCCAGCTGGAGCTGCTGCGCCCGAAGATCGCGATCCTCGACGAGACCGACTCCGGCCTCGACATCGACGCGCTGAAGATCGTCTCCGAGGGCGTCAACCGGTTCGCCTCCGAGGGGGACAAGGGCGTGCTGCTGATCACCCACTACACGCGAATCCTCCGCTACATCAAGCCGGACTTCGTGCACGTCTTCGTCGACGGCCGCGTCGCCGAGGAGGGTGGCCCGGAGCTGGCCGAGGAGCTCGAGGCCAACGGCTACGAGCGGTTCCTGAAGGCAGGCGCGAAGTGA
- a CDS encoding non-heme iron oxygenase ferredoxin subunit has product MSDTFERACAAADVPDEGVIPVEVGGVEVAVVKSEGQYFAVRDECSHAQIQLSEGDVGECEIECWLHGSRFDLRTGEPTSLPAYDPVPIYPVRLDGDDVLVDVKNPLNQPNL; this is encoded by the coding sequence GTGAGCGACACGTTCGAGCGCGCCTGCGCCGCCGCCGACGTACCCGACGAGGGTGTGATCCCGGTCGAGGTCGGCGGTGTCGAGGTCGCGGTCGTGAAGAGCGAGGGACAGTACTTCGCGGTGCGGGACGAGTGCTCGCACGCGCAGATCCAGCTGTCCGAGGGTGACGTCGGCGAGTGCGAGATCGAGTGCTGGCTGCACGGGTCCCGCTTCGACCTGCGCACCGGTGAGCCGACCAGCCTGCCGGCCTACGACCCGGTGCCGATCTACCCGGTGCGCCTCGACGGCGACGACGTACTCGTCGACGTGAAGAACCCCCTGAACCAGCCAAACCTGTAA
- the sufD gene encoding Fe-S cluster assembly protein SufD — translation MSSAETLVATGNRAHSHGPGSPVPLQARSERPTSYDVADFAVPNGREEEWRFTPVKQLKALFEDAAGTETPKVDASGPEGVVIEPVAADAFKVGTPQDRTAAVAWNHAAEALAVRIPVEAELTEPVHVNVASLGGRGFSHLVVEAGRHSKSIVIIDHTGAGELSGNVEIVVGDGADLRIVSIQQGDHESIHLAQHDALVGRDARLHHVAVTLGGKIVRIGTNVRYAGPGGDAELVGVYFAESGQHHEHRLFVDHEATHCKSNVLYKGALAGDDARSVWIGDVLIRAAAEGTDTFELNRNLVLTDGARADSVPNLEIETGEIEGAGHASATGRFDDEQLFYLQARGIPEDAARRLVVSGFFNDIIGKIGVPEVTEHLHDVIEQKLARTAELSAAAAKATGQSTVVAGQ, via the coding sequence ATGTCCTCAGCAGAGACACTGGTTGCCACCGGCAATCGGGCACACTCCCACGGGCCGGGCTCCCCGGTCCCGCTCCAGGCCCGCAGCGAGCGGCCGACGTCGTACGACGTCGCCGACTTCGCGGTGCCGAACGGGCGCGAGGAGGAGTGGCGTTTCACCCCGGTGAAGCAGCTCAAGGCGCTGTTCGAGGACGCGGCCGGCACCGAGACCCCGAAGGTGGACGCGTCCGGCCCGGAGGGCGTGGTGATCGAGCCGGTCGCCGCCGACGCCTTCAAGGTCGGTACGCCGCAGGACCGGACGGCGGCCGTCGCGTGGAACCACGCCGCGGAGGCGCTGGCGGTGCGGATCCCGGTCGAGGCCGAGCTGACCGAGCCGGTGCACGTGAACGTCGCGAGCCTCGGCGGCCGCGGCTTCAGCCACCTGGTCGTCGAGGCCGGCCGGCACAGCAAGTCGATCGTGATCATCGACCACACCGGCGCCGGTGAGCTGAGCGGCAACGTCGAGATCGTCGTCGGCGACGGCGCGGACCTGCGGATCGTCTCGATCCAGCAGGGCGACCACGAGTCGATCCACCTGGCACAGCACGACGCGCTGGTCGGCCGGGACGCCCGGCTGCACCACGTCGCGGTGACGCTCGGCGGCAAGATCGTCCGGATCGGCACCAACGTCCGGTACGCCGGTCCCGGCGGCGACGCCGAACTGGTCGGCGTGTACTTCGCCGAATCCGGCCAGCACCACGAGCACCGGCTGTTCGTCGACCACGAGGCCACGCACTGCAAGAGCAACGTGCTCTACAAGGGCGCGCTGGCCGGGGACGACGCCCGCTCGGTGTGGATCGGCGACGTGCTGATCCGGGCCGCGGCCGAGGGCACCGACACCTTCGAGCTGAACCGGAACCTGGTGCTCACCGACGGCGCCCGCGCCGACTCGGTGCCGAACCTGGAGATCGAGACCGGCGAGATCGAGGGCGCCGGTCACGCGTCCGCGACCGGGCGGTTCGACGACGAGCAGCTGTTCTACCTGCAGGCCCGCGGCATCCCCGAGGACGCGGCGCGGCGGCTGGTGGTCTCCGGCTTCTTCAACGACATCATCGGCAAGATCGGCGTCCCCGAGGTCACCGAGCACCTGCACGACGTGATCGAGCAGAAGCTCGCCCGGACGGCCGAGTTGAGTGCCGCCGCCGCGAAGGCGACCGGCCAGAGCACGGTGGTCGCGGGACAGTGA
- the sufB gene encoding Fe-S cluster assembly protein SufB has translation MTQTAHPELEGLGNYQYGWADSDAAGAVAKRGLSADVVRGISTLKNEPEWMLDLRLKGLKLFDRKPMPSWGADLSGIDFDNIKYFVRSTEKQATSWEELPPDIKNTYDKLGIPEAEKQRLVAGVAAQYESEVVYHQIREDLEAQGVIFLDTDTGLKEHPELFKEYFGSVIPVGDNKFASLNTAVWSGGSFIYVPKGVKVDIPLQAYFRINTENMGQFERTLIIVDEGAYVHYVEGCTAPIYKSDSLHSAVVEIIVKKGARCRYTTIQNWSNNVYNLVTKRATCEEGATMEWIDGNIGSKVTMKYPAVYLMGEHAKGETLSVAFAGEGQHQDAGSKMVHNAPYTSSSIVSKSVARGGGRTSYRGLVEVAPGSHHSKSTVRCDALLVDTISRSDTYPYVDVREDDVAMGHEATVSKVSDDQLFYLMSRGMAEDEAMAMIVRGFIEPIARELPMEYALELNRLIELQMEGAVG, from the coding sequence ATGACGCAAACCGCTCACCCCGAACTGGAAGGCCTCGGCAACTACCAGTACGGCTGGGCCGACTCCGACGCTGCCGGCGCGGTCGCGAAGCGCGGCCTGAGTGCCGACGTCGTGCGGGGCATCTCCACCCTCAAGAACGAGCCGGAGTGGATGCTCGACCTGCGGCTGAAGGGCCTGAAGCTCTTCGACCGCAAGCCGATGCCGTCCTGGGGCGCCGACCTGTCCGGGATCGACTTCGACAACATCAAGTACTTCGTCCGGTCCACCGAGAAGCAGGCCACCTCGTGGGAGGAGCTGCCGCCGGACATCAAGAACACCTACGACAAGCTCGGCATCCCGGAGGCGGAGAAGCAGCGCCTGGTCGCCGGTGTCGCCGCGCAGTACGAGTCCGAGGTCGTCTACCACCAGATCCGTGAGGACCTGGAGGCCCAGGGCGTCATCTTCCTGGACACCGACACCGGCCTGAAGGAGCACCCGGAGCTCTTCAAGGAGTACTTCGGCTCCGTCATCCCGGTCGGCGACAACAAGTTCGCCTCGCTGAACACCGCGGTCTGGTCCGGCGGCTCGTTCATCTACGTCCCCAAGGGCGTCAAGGTGGACATCCCGCTGCAGGCGTACTTCCGGATCAACACCGAGAACATGGGTCAGTTCGAGCGGACCCTGATCATCGTCGACGAGGGCGCCTACGTGCACTACGTCGAGGGCTGTACGGCGCCGATCTACAAGTCGGACTCGCTGCACTCCGCGGTCGTCGAGATCATCGTGAAGAAGGGCGCCCGCTGCCGCTACACGACGATCCAGAACTGGTCGAACAACGTCTACAACCTGGTCACCAAGCGCGCCACCTGCGAGGAGGGCGCGACCATGGAGTGGATCGACGGCAACATCGGCTCCAAGGTGACGATGAAGTACCCGGCCGTCTACCTGATGGGCGAGCACGCCAAGGGCGAGACCCTGTCGGTCGCGTTCGCGGGCGAGGGCCAGCACCAGGACGCCGGTTCCAAGATGGTGCACAACGCGCCGTACACCTCCAGCTCGATCGTCTCGAAGTCGGTGGCCCGCGGCGGCGGCCGGACGTCGTACCGCGGTCTGGTCGAGGTGGCGCCGGGCTCGCACCACAGCAAGTCCACGGTGCGCTGTGACGCGCTGCTGGTCGACACCATCAGCCGTTCGGACACCTACCCGTACGTCGACGTCCGCGAGGACGACGTGGCGATGGGGCACGAGGCGACCGTGTCCAAGGTCAGCGACGACCAGCTCTTCTACCTGATGAGCCGGGGCATGGCCGAGGACGAGGCGATGGCGATGATCGTCCGCGGCTTCATCGAGCCGATCGCCCGCGAGCTCCCGATGGAGTACGCGCTGGAACTGAACCGTTTGATCGAGCTGCAGATGGAAGGGGCCGTCGGCTGA
- a CDS encoding helix-turn-helix domain-containing protein, whose amino-acid sequence MKNPATNGAVTGAARDESTRDRVARSILTNGPSSAAVLAERLELTPAAVRRHLDHLLDEGLVESREERVYGPRGRGRPAKVFALTDTGRHAFHTAYDDLAATAMRFIAEAGGDDAVAEFARRRVAEVEERYRDLLAQAPENKKAEVLAQALTADGYAASTAEAGHGAQLCQHHCPVAHVAEQFPQLCEAETEVFSRLLGKHVQRLATIAHGDGVCTTHIPGPTPVSPVSDGESARTAR is encoded by the coding sequence GTGAAAAATCCTGCGACGAACGGAGCCGTCACCGGCGCCGCGCGGGACGAGTCCACCCGGGACCGGGTAGCACGCTCGATCCTGACCAATGGTCCGTCCAGCGCCGCGGTGCTGGCGGAGCGGCTCGAGCTGACCCCGGCGGCGGTCCGCCGGCACCTGGACCACCTGCTCGACGAGGGCCTGGTGGAGTCCCGGGAGGAGCGCGTCTACGGTCCCCGCGGCCGCGGCCGCCCCGCGAAGGTGTTCGCGCTGACCGACACCGGCCGGCACGCGTTCCACACCGCGTACGACGACCTGGCGGCGACCGCGATGCGGTTCATCGCCGAGGCCGGCGGTGACGACGCGGTGGCGGAGTTCGCCCGGCGGCGCGTCGCCGAGGTGGAAGAGCGCTACCGGGACCTGCTCGCGCAGGCCCCCGAGAACAAGAAGGCGGAGGTGCTCGCCCAGGCCCTGACGGCCGACGGGTACGCCGCCTCGACGGCGGAGGCGGGCCACGGCGCCCAGCTCTGCCAGCACCACTGCCCGGTCGCGCACGTGGCCGAGCAGTTCCCCCAGCTGTGCGAGGCCGAGACCGAGGTGTTCTCGAGACTCCTCGGCAAGCACGTGCAGCGCCTGGCCACCATCGCCCACGGCGACGGTGTCTGTACGACACACATCCCGGGTCCCACCCCGGTTTCCCCTGTATCCGACGGCGAATCTGCGAGGACTGCACGATGA
- a CDS encoding ABC transporter ATP-binding protein, producing MPVAVEIDNLVVRYGEKTAVDGLSLTVTAGSVTAVLGPNGAGKTTTVETCEGFRRPDSGSVRVLGLDPLADHDELMPKIGVMLQEGGAWSGVRAVEMLRYVATLHTHPLEVPALVERLDLGSCGRTPYRRLSGGQKQRLSFALAIVGRPEIAFLDEPTTGLDPHGRREIWQLIRDLRDDGVTVVLTTHAMDEAEQLSDQVHVVSSGKVIASGTPDELTQHHTKSLEDVFLELTAPKRES from the coding sequence GTGCCAGTCGCGGTGGAGATCGACAACCTCGTCGTGCGGTACGGCGAGAAGACCGCGGTCGACGGCCTCAGTCTCACCGTCACCGCCGGGAGTGTAACTGCTGTCCTTGGACCCAACGGTGCCGGCAAGACCACGACCGTCGAGACCTGTGAGGGCTTCCGGCGCCCGGACTCGGGCAGCGTCCGGGTCCTCGGCCTGGACCCGCTCGCCGACCACGACGAGCTGATGCCGAAGATCGGCGTGATGCTCCAGGAGGGCGGCGCCTGGTCGGGCGTCCGCGCGGTCGAGATGCTCAGGTACGTCGCGACACTGCACACCCACCCGCTCGAGGTCCCCGCACTGGTCGAGCGCCTGGACCTGGGCAGTTGCGGGCGGACGCCGTACCGGCGGCTCTCGGGTGGTCAGAAGCAGCGGCTGTCGTTCGCACTGGCGATCGTGGGACGGCCCGAGATCGCGTTCCTCGACGAGCCGACGACCGGGCTGGACCCGCACGGCAGGCGGGAGATCTGGCAGCTGATCCGGGACCTGCGCGACGACGGCGTGACCGTCGTGCTCACCACCCACGCGATGGACGAGGCCGAGCAGCTGTCCGACCAGGTGCACGTCGTGTCGTCCGGCAAGGTGATCGCCTCCGGCACTCCCGACGAGCTGACCCAGCACCACACGAAGTCCCTCGAGGACGTCTTCCTCGAACTGACCGCGCCGAAGCGGGAGTCCTGA
- a CDS encoding ABC transporter permease, with translation MSSAEAAPYAPRPGSAPWPRKVLAHTRMEFKLLTRNGEQLLLALVIPLGALVLLGATGLGERLPLGGGRPIDEAVPRVLALAVLSTSFTSLAIATGFERRYGVIKRLGASPLSRTGLLAGKIGAVLIVELIQLAVLIGTGFALGWKPVGGAEAVLGVILTVLCGTAAFASLGLLMAGVLRAEATLAAANLLYLLLLVGGAIMTPVDEYPEGMQGVVRLLPSAALASGLANSTVEGVIPWAAALSLALWAGLLGYLVSKTFTWD, from the coding sequence ATGAGCAGCGCCGAAGCCGCCCCCTACGCGCCGCGCCCGGGCAGCGCCCCCTGGCCGCGGAAGGTGCTCGCGCACACCCGGATGGAGTTCAAGCTGCTCACTCGCAACGGCGAGCAGCTGCTCCTGGCGCTGGTCATCCCGCTGGGTGCGCTCGTATTGCTGGGCGCGACCGGCCTGGGTGAGCGGCTCCCGCTGGGCGGCGGCCGGCCGATCGACGAGGCCGTCCCCCGGGTGCTGGCGCTGGCGGTGCTGTCGACCTCCTTCACCTCGCTGGCGATCGCGACCGGATTCGAGCGCCGGTACGGCGTCATCAAACGCCTCGGCGCCTCTCCCCTGTCCCGCACCGGGCTGCTGGCGGGCAAGATCGGCGCGGTCCTGATCGTCGAGCTGATCCAGCTCGCCGTACTGATCGGCACCGGGTTCGCGCTCGGGTGGAAGCCGGTCGGCGGGGCCGAGGCCGTCCTGGGCGTGATCCTGACCGTCCTGTGCGGTACGGCGGCGTTCGCGTCGCTCGGTCTGCTGATGGCCGGCGTACTGCGGGCCGAGGCGACCCTGGCCGCCGCCAACCTCCTGTACCTGCTGCTGCTCGTCGGCGGCGCGATCATGACGCCTGTCGACGAGTACCCCGAGGGCATGCAGGGCGTCGTTCGGCTGCTGCCGAGCGCGGCGCTGGCCAGCGGGCTCGCGAACTCGACCGTCGAGGGCGTGATCCCCTGGGCCGCTGCCCTGTCGCTCGCGCTGTGGGCGGGTCTGCTCGGGTACCTGGTCTCCAAGACGTTCACATGGGACTGA
- a CDS encoding COX15/CtaA family protein, with amino-acid sequence MTTETPPRETEPVSGFWRLVPEPSLDVVRRWGWASVVVNIAIVVTGGLVRLTGSGLGCPTWPSCTDDSYVPHAELGIHGAIEFTNRMLGFVVAIVAILTWLVVMRYRPIRRDLRRLATAAALGVPLQGIIGGVSVLTGLNPWIVSAHFLVSPIIITLTVSMMRRSRTSPYPHTPPVVRALATASVVAVWLAVALGTLVTGAGPHSGDPETGRNGFDPDLVSQLHADVVFGLLGITIALVIATRVTATSRTLRKLAAWLLAIELLQGAVGFTQHFTGLPWGLVLVHMFLAGLLIALVTAVYGERGTPAT; translated from the coding sequence ATGACGACCGAGACCCCGCCCCGAGAGACCGAGCCAGTGAGTGGATTCTGGCGACTGGTGCCCGAGCCGAGCCTGGACGTCGTCCGGCGCTGGGGCTGGGCGTCGGTGGTGGTGAACATCGCCATCGTGGTCACCGGCGGACTGGTCCGGCTGACGGGCTCCGGTCTCGGGTGCCCGACCTGGCCGTCCTGCACCGACGACTCGTACGTCCCGCACGCGGAGCTCGGCATCCACGGCGCGATCGAGTTCACCAACCGGATGCTCGGCTTCGTCGTCGCGATCGTCGCGATCCTCACCTGGCTGGTCGTCATGCGCTACCGCCCGATCCGGCGGGACCTGCGGCGGCTGGCGACCGCGGCCGCGCTCGGCGTCCCGCTGCAGGGCATCATCGGCGGCGTCAGCGTGCTCACCGGGCTGAACCCGTGGATCGTGTCGGCGCACTTCCTGGTGTCGCCGATCATCATCACGCTGACGGTCTCGATGATGCGCCGGTCGCGCACGAGCCCGTACCCGCACACTCCCCCGGTGGTCCGCGCCCTCGCCACCGCGTCGGTCGTGGCGGTCTGGCTGGCCGTCGCGCTCGGCACCCTCGTCACCGGCGCCGGGCCGCACTCGGGTGATCCGGAGACCGGCCGCAACGGCTTCGATCCGGACCTCGTCAGTCAGCTGCACGCGGACGTCGTGTTCGGCCTTCTCGGCATCACGATCGCCTTGGTGATCGCGACCCGGGTGACGGCGACGTCCCGCACCTTGCGGAAGCTGGCCGCCTGGCTCTTGGCGATCGAGTTGTTGCAGGGCGCCGTCGGCTTCACGCAGCACTTCACCGGCCTGCCCTGGGGTCTGGTCCTCGTGCACATGTTCCTGGCCGGACTGCTGATCGCACTCGTCACCGCCGTGTACGGCGAACGCGGGACGCCCGCGACCTGA